In Microbulbifer salipaludis, a genomic segment contains:
- the dinB gene encoding DNA polymerase IV: MRKIIHCDCDCFYASVEMRDDPNLRGRPIAVGGSSDRRGVISTCNYEARSFGVRSAMPTSQAKKLCPELIVVPGNMKKYREVSAQIREIFLSFTESIEPLSLDEAFLDVTDSPHCNGSATLIAQEIRARVHQALGITISAGVAPNKFLAKIASDWQKPDGLTVIHPDAVEDFVLRLPVKKIHGVGRVTAEKMHRQGIHTCSDLRRFSLLELVEKYGKFGNRLYHLCRGIDDRPVNGDSARKSVSVERTFSEDLKDFDHWQEQMVGLYGRLQERLESLGDRYEISAAIIKVKYADFTQSTQERASRAGRISEFKQLLQQCWDKRSDPIRLLGVGVKLRDLRAELGPEQLPLPFRDRRLSTA, encoded by the coding sequence ATGCGAAAAATCATCCACTGCGACTGTGACTGCTTCTACGCATCGGTAGAAATGCGGGACGACCCGAACTTGCGCGGTCGCCCCATTGCCGTGGGCGGCTCCAGTGATCGCAGAGGTGTGATATCCACCTGTAACTATGAGGCCCGCAGTTTTGGCGTACGCTCGGCCATGCCCACATCCCAGGCCAAGAAGCTTTGCCCAGAGCTGATTGTAGTGCCGGGCAATATGAAGAAATACCGGGAAGTCAGCGCGCAGATCCGGGAAATATTTCTCAGTTTCACCGAAAGTATAGAACCTCTATCTTTAGACGAAGCATTTCTGGACGTTACCGACAGCCCCCATTGCAACGGCAGTGCAACCCTGATCGCGCAGGAGATACGCGCACGGGTACACCAAGCGCTGGGTATCACCATTTCCGCCGGCGTGGCCCCGAATAAGTTCCTGGCAAAAATCGCCAGTGACTGGCAAAAGCCGGACGGTCTCACCGTAATCCACCCGGACGCAGTGGAAGATTTTGTCCTGCGGTTGCCGGTAAAAAAAATCCACGGTGTCGGTCGGGTCACGGCCGAAAAAATGCATCGTCAGGGGATTCATACCTGCAGTGATTTACGTCGCTTTAGCCTGCTGGAGCTGGTGGAGAAGTACGGAAAGTTTGGCAACCGCCTCTATCATCTTTGTCGCGGGATCGACGACAGACCCGTCAATGGTGATAGTGCCCGCAAGAGCGTGAGTGTGGAACGTACGTTCAGTGAGGACCTGAAGGACTTCGACCACTGGCAGGAGCAGATGGTCGGTCTCTATGGGCGGCTACAGGAGCGCCTCGAAAGCCTCGGTGATCGCTACGAAATCAGCGCGGCAATCATCAAGGTAAAATACGCGGACTTCACCCAGTCCACCCAGGAGCGCGCCAGCCGCGCGGGTCGCATCAGCGAATTCAAACAGCTGCTACAGCAATGTTGGGATAAGCGCAGTGATCCGATCCGACTGCTGGGTGTCGGCGTCAAACTCAGGGATTTACGCGCCGAATTGGGCCCCGAGCAGCTGCCGCTTCCGTTCCGCGACCGACGCCTATCGACCGCCTGA
- the fdxA gene encoding ferredoxin FdxA, whose protein sequence is MTFVIGENCIKCKYTDCVEVCPVDCFYEGPNFLVIHPDECIDCALCEPECPANAIFSEDEVPDDQQEYIELNAELAEVWPNITEKKDPLPDAEEWDGKTGKLELLER, encoded by the coding sequence ATGACATTCGTAATTGGGGAAAACTGCATCAAGTGCAAATACACCGACTGTGTGGAAGTTTGCCCGGTAGACTGCTTCTACGAAGGCCCCAACTTCCTGGTGATCCACCCGGACGAATGTATTGACTGCGCCCTGTGCGAGCCGGAATGTCCTGCCAACGCCATCTTCTCCGAGGACGAGGTGCCGGATGACCAGCAGGAATACATCGAGCTGAACGCGGAACTGGCCGAGGTTTGGCCGAACATTACCGAGAAGAAAGACCCGCTGCCCGATGCAGAAGAATGGGATGGTAAAACCGGCAAGCTGGAACTGCTTGAGCGCTGA
- a CDS encoding DUF6116 family protein: MKRVLPSALVGWFLNYARRLKHPQLFKWMCALFLIDLIIPDLVPFVDEILLGLGTLFLAAWKKSSHVTSDNSDDNQGRQEKVVRGSAEKVTGAEETPESRRK; this comes from the coding sequence ATGAAGCGCGTACTACCCAGTGCCCTGGTCGGTTGGTTCCTCAACTATGCCCGCCGCCTGAAGCATCCCCAGTTATTCAAATGGATGTGCGCACTCTTCCTGATTGACCTGATCATTCCCGACCTGGTTCCCTTTGTGGATGAGATTCTTCTCGGCCTCGGCACCCTTTTCCTTGCTGCCTGGAAAAAAAGCAGTCATGTCACCAGCGACAATTCTGATGACAATCAGGGCCGGCAAGAAAAGGTGGTCAGGGGGTCCGCGGAGAAAGTGACCGGTGCAGAAGAGACACCGGAGTCCCGGCGAAAATAA
- a CDS encoding L,D-transpeptidase family protein: MGKQLVLLLFTVIGIAAAHAQVPENSQQLLVTITNSWDADTGELYAFSRTESGWRPVLEPIPVNLGRTGLAWGIGLHPESIVGKEDPQKREGDGKAPAGIFRLGDAFGYPNAVNTGLGYQPMTASHYCIDVPASPLYNQTVDAELVGKQAVQGSSEGMRRDIHYGDQQYKKGIFVAHNPANVPGAGSCIFVHLWKAAGSATAGCTAMGEPEMDTVLKWLQADQQPVYLALPRQQYRALQSQWRLPAL; this comes from the coding sequence ATGGGTAAGCAATTGGTATTACTTCTTTTTACCGTCATCGGCATCGCCGCTGCCCATGCGCAGGTTCCCGAAAATAGTCAGCAATTACTGGTGACCATCACCAACAGTTGGGATGCGGATACCGGTGAACTCTATGCGTTCAGCCGCACTGAGAGTGGCTGGAGGCCGGTACTGGAACCGATACCCGTCAACCTTGGTCGTACCGGACTTGCGTGGGGAATTGGCTTGCACCCTGAATCCATCGTAGGCAAGGAGGATCCGCAGAAGCGGGAGGGGGACGGCAAGGCCCCGGCGGGTATTTTTCGTCTGGGAGATGCATTCGGATACCCCAACGCAGTAAATACCGGTCTGGGTTACCAACCCATGACGGCCTCCCACTACTGTATCGATGTGCCTGCTTCCCCCCTATATAACCAGACGGTGGATGCGGAACTGGTCGGCAAGCAGGCGGTGCAGGGCTCTTCCGAGGGTATGCGCCGGGACATCCACTACGGTGACCAGCAGTACAAAAAAGGAATCTTCGTAGCGCATAACCCGGCCAATGTGCCGGGTGCCGGAAGCTGTATATTTGTGCACCTCTGGAAAGCCGCGGGCAGCGCTACCGCTGGATGTACCGCCATGGGGGAGCCGGAGATGGATACAGTGCTCAAGTGGCTACAGGCCGACCAGCAACCGGTGTACTTAGCGTTGCCCAGGCAACAGTACCGGGCATTACAGTCACAGTGGCGTTTGCCGGCACTGTAA
- the mutS gene encoding DNA mismatch repair protein MutS has protein sequence MPATSKTAKPEHTPMMQQYLRIKAEHPQELVFYRMGDFYELFYDDAKRAAELLDVTLTARGKSGGQPIPMAGIPYHAAEGYLARLIKAGVSVAIAEQIGDPATSKGPVDRKVVRIVTPGTVTDEALLNERRDNLLAATVQLGDHFGLALLDVGTGYFAVQEVATLEGLVEQIQRFSPTELLVSEDLVLPAEIERRAGLRRRAPWEFDLESALRLLNRQFGTLDLEAFGCSQMHAALSAAGCLLQYARDTQRTELPHIRTLRTERNEDTVALDPASRRNLEIDTNLNGGDDNTLLSVFDACKTAMGSRLLRRWLNNPLRNLDTLQQRQQAIAALIADYRFEPLREALKPIGDMERILGRLALRSARPRDLSRLGMSLAQFPELQRQLRETDAPLLARLHREMGEWPETVELLTRALVENPPVVIREGGVIADGFDEELDELRGISENAGDYLVQLEVREKERTGIPTLKVGYNRVHGYFIEISRGQSDKAPADYIRRQTLKNAERFITPELKEFEDKALSAKSRALAREKFLYEELLTQLNEHLAALQNAAAAVSELDVLANMAERADQLRLIQPELSEQPGIHVEGGRHPVVEQVLDDPFVANDIELNESRRMLVITGPNMGGKSTYMRQTALIALLAHCGSFVPADSARIGLLDRIFTRIGSADDLAGGRSTFMVEMTETANILRNASEHSLILMDEIGRGTSTYDGLSLAWACAQFLADQVRAFTLFATHYFELTELPEQCPDAANIHLNATEHGDSIVFLHRIQEGPASKSYGLQVAKLAGIPQPVLDEAKARLAALEAGHTTRDSGPGAPTAASPATAPVSAPVTAPVTAPVKPASTAPAQVDLFGSAPHPAVEALESLDPDDLTPRQALEQLYALRKLL, from the coding sequence ATGCCAGCCACCAGCAAGACCGCGAAGCCCGAACATACCCCGATGATGCAGCAGTATCTGCGGATCAAGGCCGAACACCCCCAGGAGCTGGTGTTCTACCGCATGGGCGACTTCTACGAGCTGTTCTACGACGATGCCAAACGCGCGGCGGAACTGCTGGATGTCACCCTGACCGCACGGGGAAAATCCGGCGGACAGCCGATTCCCATGGCCGGGATTCCCTACCATGCGGCGGAAGGTTATCTGGCGAGGTTGATCAAGGCCGGCGTCTCCGTCGCCATCGCCGAACAGATTGGCGACCCGGCCACCTCAAAGGGCCCGGTTGACCGGAAGGTGGTACGGATTGTTACCCCCGGCACCGTCACCGATGAGGCGCTGCTGAACGAGCGCCGGGACAACCTGCTGGCCGCCACGGTGCAGCTGGGCGATCACTTCGGGCTGGCGCTGCTGGATGTGGGCACCGGCTACTTTGCGGTGCAGGAAGTGGCGACGCTGGAGGGCCTGGTCGAACAGATCCAGCGTTTCAGCCCCACCGAATTGCTGGTGTCTGAAGATCTCGTGCTCCCGGCGGAGATCGAGCGCCGGGCGGGCCTGCGCCGGCGCGCCCCCTGGGAATTTGACCTGGAGAGCGCCCTACGCCTGCTGAACCGCCAGTTTGGCACCCTGGACCTGGAAGCGTTCGGGTGCAGCCAAATGCACGCGGCACTTTCCGCCGCCGGCTGCCTCTTGCAATATGCCCGCGATACCCAGCGTACCGAGCTGCCCCATATCCGCACCCTGCGCACCGAGCGCAATGAAGACACCGTGGCCCTGGACCCGGCCAGCCGCCGCAACCTGGAAATCGATACCAATCTCAACGGTGGTGACGACAACACACTGCTGTCGGTATTCGACGCGTGTAAAACCGCCATGGGTAGCCGCCTGCTGCGCCGCTGGCTCAACAACCCACTGCGCAACCTCGACACCCTGCAGCAACGCCAGCAGGCCATTGCGGCACTAATTGCCGATTACCGTTTTGAACCCCTGCGCGAAGCGCTCAAGCCCATTGGCGATATGGAGCGTATTCTCGGCCGCCTGGCCCTGCGATCTGCGCGCCCGCGCGACCTGTCACGTCTTGGTATGTCTCTGGCGCAGTTTCCGGAACTGCAGCGCCAGCTGCGCGAAACCGACGCCCCCCTGCTCGCCCGCTTGCATCGCGAAATGGGTGAGTGGCCAGAGACGGTGGAGTTATTGACCCGCGCACTGGTGGAAAACCCACCGGTGGTGATTCGCGAAGGTGGCGTGATTGCCGATGGCTTCGATGAAGAACTGGACGAGCTGCGCGGCATCAGCGAAAACGCCGGCGATTACCTGGTGCAGCTGGAAGTGCGCGAAAAAGAGCGCACCGGCATTCCCACCCTGAAGGTGGGCTACAACCGGGTGCACGGCTACTTTATCGAGATCAGCCGCGGCCAGAGTGACAAGGCGCCCGCGGACTACATCCGCCGCCAGACCCTGAAAAATGCCGAGCGCTTTATCACCCCGGAACTGAAGGAGTTTGAAGACAAGGCGCTCTCGGCCAAGAGCCGCGCGCTCGCGCGGGAAAAATTCCTGTATGAGGAATTGCTCACCCAGCTGAACGAACACCTGGCCGCACTGCAAAATGCCGCCGCCGCGGTTTCTGAACTGGATGTACTGGCGAATATGGCCGAGCGCGCCGACCAGCTGCGACTGATCCAGCCAGAGTTGAGCGAACAGCCGGGCATTCATGTCGAGGGCGGCCGCCACCCGGTGGTGGAGCAGGTACTCGACGACCCGTTTGTAGCCAACGACATCGAGCTCAATGAAAGCCGCCGCATGCTGGTCATCACCGGCCCGAACATGGGTGGTAAGTCCACCTACATGCGCCAGACCGCGCTGATCGCCCTGCTCGCCCATTGCGGCAGCTTTGTACCCGCCGACAGCGCGCGTATCGGCCTGCTGGACCGTATCTTCACCCGCATCGGCAGCGCCGATGACCTGGCCGGCGGCCGCTCTACCTTTATGGTGGAAATGACCGAGACCGCCAATATCCTGCGCAATGCCAGCGAGCACAGCCTGATCCTGATGGACGAGATTGGGCGCGGCACCAGCACCTACGACGGCCTGTCCCTGGCCTGGGCCTGCGCCCAGTTCCTGGCCGACCAGGTGCGCGCCTTCACCCTGTTTGCCACCCACTATTTCGAGCTCACCGAGCTGCCCGAACAGTGCCCCGACGCCGCCAACATCCACCTCAATGCCACCGAACACGGGGACTCCATCGTGTTCCTGCACCGCATTCAGGAGGGGCCAGCCTCCAAAAGTTACGGCCTGCAGGTCGCCAAGCTCGCCGGTATCCCGCAACCGGTACTGGATGAAGCCAAGGCGCGCCTGGCGGCACTGGAAGCCGGCCACACCACCCGCGACTCCGGGCCCGGTGCACCAACGGCAGCCAGTCCTGCAACCGCGCCTGTATCAGCTCCCGTAACAGCCCCTGTAACAGCCCCAGTGAAACCGGCAAGCACCGCACCGGCACAGGTAGACCTGTTCGGCAGTGCTCCGCACCCGGCAGTGGAAGCGCTGGAATCCCTGGACCCGGATGACCTCACGCCCCGCCAGGCACTGGAGCAGCTCTACGCCCTGCGCAAATTGTTATAA
- a CDS encoding RNA polymerase sigma factor: MFTENLCSLSDEDLVSRFYEARHHKVFQEIYLRYKDQLFRYCAQMAPEYCVSAMESFWKSFLDAPPKLYRQQLKNWLYIRLCRTLRSPSANRDNPQAEEARLSEALASSSVLSAIQTLPRQQRNIFLLVTECGLSLATAADIEQIPLSTCRALLQQGREHMEHALNGSARKPWKSAATLAREAAAQAQRADEPATEQRGNALPTPTSSSPIFSWKKSPNLAPASAAGANRSVEVV; the protein is encoded by the coding sequence ATGTTTACGGAGAATTTGTGCAGTCTCAGTGATGAAGATCTGGTTTCTCGGTTTTACGAGGCGCGTCACCACAAGGTCTTTCAGGAAATTTACCTGCGCTATAAAGATCAGCTGTTTCGCTACTGCGCGCAGATGGCACCGGAATACTGCGTGTCGGCAATGGAATCTTTCTGGAAAAGCTTTCTGGATGCACCGCCAAAGTTATATCGTCAGCAGCTAAAAAACTGGCTGTATATTCGACTCTGCAGAACCCTACGCTCCCCCTCGGCTAACAGAGATAATCCCCAGGCTGAAGAAGCCCGTCTCAGTGAAGCGCTGGCCAGCTCAAGCGTGCTCAGTGCAATTCAGACGCTGCCGCGTCAGCAGAGAAACATTTTCCTGCTGGTGACCGAGTGCGGCCTGTCACTAGCGACGGCGGCGGACATCGAGCAAATCCCGCTTTCTACCTGCCGTGCTCTGCTGCAGCAGGGTAGAGAGCACATGGAACATGCGTTAAACGGGAGCGCGCGCAAGCCGTGGAAGTCTGCAGCAACGCTGGCCCGCGAAGCGGCAGCGCAGGCTCAACGAGCCGACGAGCCGGCTACCGAGCAGCGCGGCAATGCCTTGCCGACACCCACCAGTTCCAGCCCGATTTTTTCCTGGAAAAAATCCCCGAATTTGGCACCCGCAAGTGCCGCTGGTGCCAACCGCTCTGTTGAGGTAGTTTGA
- a CDS encoding DUF6482 family protein has product MNLQIISLEGHIYVVNTVDENGAHLLIGNDHKPRQFHCLEEIRDYFNPRAFDEVWLEQRTPYEEMCGLTDDTSPLRVQLHWK; this is encoded by the coding sequence ATGAACCTGCAAATCATTTCACTGGAAGGGCATATTTATGTGGTCAATACCGTCGATGAAAACGGGGCACACCTGTTGATCGGCAATGACCACAAGCCGCGCCAGTTTCATTGCCTCGAAGAAATTCGTGATTATTTTAATCCGCGGGCGTTTGATGAAGTGTGGCTCGAACAGAGAACGCCTTACGAGGAAATGTGTGGTCTGACGGATGACACCTCTCCACTCAGGGTTCAGTTGCATTGGAAGTAG
- a CDS encoding carboxymuconolactone decarboxylase family protein, with the protein MSLLPLTDSHSDPRVTEVLDDIRTTLGMVPAIFRVNGGNPTILSVLWKRYQHVMLTGSLSPKLKEGIALMVAADEHSDYGIALHSTALQKLGVDPHEVLRIRTDPDHAHYEPKDHALLEVARHANKSPHDHAERFVEAARERGASDEEILEALAVAGLAAELSHTAAFLAVPSD; encoded by the coding sequence ATGAGTCTTTTGCCGCTGACGGATTCACACTCGGACCCGCGGGTGACCGAGGTGCTCGACGATATTCGAACCACGCTGGGCATGGTGCCGGCTATTTTCCGGGTTAACGGGGGTAACCCGACGATACTGTCCGTTTTATGGAAGCGATATCAGCACGTGATGCTGACCGGCAGCCTGTCGCCGAAATTAAAGGAGGGAATCGCGCTGATGGTGGCGGCAGATGAGCACAGCGATTATGGCATTGCTTTGCACAGTACTGCCCTGCAGAAACTCGGGGTGGACCCGCACGAAGTACTGCGCATCCGCACCGACCCGGATCATGCGCATTACGAGCCCAAAGATCATGCGTTGCTCGAAGTGGCGAGACACGCAAACAAAAGCCCGCACGATCATGCTGAGCGGTTTGTAGAGGCGGCGCGGGAGAGAGGAGCCAGCGATGAAGAAATTCTGGAGGCGCTGGCCGTGGCCGGATTGGCCGCAGAATTGAGCCACACCGCTGCGTTTCTCGCGGTCCCGTCGGACTGA
- a CDS encoding aminotransferase — MSSKNWQADKRHWMHPWTHFDSFEEEGSLMMARAKGARVWDEQGNSYFDAVGGLWCTNIGLGREEMAETIAEQVREMAYANPFVDISNVPAAQLAKKLAELAPGDINRVFYSCGGSTAIDTAFRLVHFYQNCRGRPHKKHILARKGGYHGSTYAAMSITGKSGDKIPEFDYIQDSIHHLSCPNPYRAPTGMDEQQFCDFLVEECKQKIADLGADNIAAFFAEPILGSGGVIVPPEGYNRRIWELCQDNDILFVADEVVTAFGRVGHWFASEDLFGVQPDIITCAKGLTSGYLPLGATLFSDRIYEVISTGDADRYFASGYTYSGHPVACAAALKNIEIIERENLLERVVEVGAYFEQRLQTLRDLPLVGDVRGKRFMMCVENVADKSTRQLLPDELNIGKWISDRAESNGLIVRPIVHLNVMSPPLTMSRAEVDFVVEQLGAAIEHAYHDLRREGLLPSPRKLIA, encoded by the coding sequence ATGAGCAGCAAAAACTGGCAGGCGGACAAGCGCCACTGGATGCACCCGTGGACCCACTTCGATTCTTTTGAGGAAGAGGGCTCCCTGATGATGGCCCGTGCCAAGGGAGCCCGGGTCTGGGACGAGCAGGGTAATTCCTACTTTGATGCGGTGGGTGGCCTCTGGTGTACCAACATTGGTCTCGGCCGAGAGGAAATGGCAGAAACCATCGCCGAACAGGTTCGGGAAATGGCCTACGCCAATCCTTTCGTGGACATTTCCAACGTACCCGCAGCACAGCTGGCGAAGAAACTGGCGGAGCTGGCGCCCGGAGATATTAACCGGGTGTTTTACAGTTGCGGGGGTTCTACGGCAATCGATACCGCCTTCCGCCTGGTGCACTTTTACCAGAACTGCCGAGGAAGACCGCATAAGAAACACATCCTGGCGCGCAAGGGTGGTTACCACGGTAGTACCTATGCGGCCATGTCGATAACCGGTAAGTCCGGCGACAAGATTCCGGAGTTCGACTATATCCAGGACTCCATTCACCACCTGAGCTGCCCCAACCCTTATCGTGCGCCCACGGGCATGGACGAGCAGCAGTTTTGTGATTTCCTCGTAGAAGAGTGCAAGCAGAAGATTGCGGATCTGGGAGCTGATAATATCGCGGCGTTTTTTGCCGAGCCCATCCTTGGTTCTGGTGGCGTGATCGTACCGCCGGAGGGCTACAATCGCCGTATCTGGGAGCTTTGCCAGGACAACGACATTCTGTTCGTTGCCGATGAGGTGGTCACCGCTTTTGGAAGAGTGGGCCACTGGTTTGCCTCGGAAGATCTGTTTGGTGTGCAGCCGGATATCATCACCTGTGCGAAAGGACTGACATCGGGCTACCTGCCGCTGGGCGCGACGCTCTTTTCCGATCGTATATACGAGGTTATTTCTACGGGTGATGCTGATCGTTACTTTGCCAGCGGCTACACCTACTCAGGGCATCCCGTTGCCTGTGCGGCAGCACTCAAGAATATTGAGATCATCGAGCGGGAAAATTTGCTGGAGCGTGTTGTTGAAGTGGGAGCCTACTTCGAACAGCGCCTGCAAACCCTGCGGGATTTGCCCCTGGTCGGTGATGTCCGGGGTAAGCGTTTCATGATGTGTGTGGAAAATGTCGCGGACAAGTCCACCAGGCAATTGTTGCCCGATGAACTCAACATCGGTAAGTGGATATCCGATCGGGCAGAATCGAACGGCTTGATTGTTCGGCCCATCGTACATCTGAATGTGATGTCGCCCCCACTCAC